From a region of the Lactuca sativa cultivar Salinas chromosome 4, Lsat_Salinas_v11, whole genome shotgun sequence genome:
- the LOC111914697 gene encoding uncharacterized protein LOC111914697, with amino-acid sequence MPSLKMKTKSSGDSLKENRGLHVCQKSSKISKNSFSHARNFQNEEAELDTFTSNNQEIRSDETNCCEIVDEEILQFQKHISPSSNAGVVYSMDHTSTIETIFSPILESIDIDIEPNINVSDFLISDMIVSSSRNERNSAYTTISEATCLLDYERDDLSRFCFDEYMLLPFLEDSIESNSQHEDDSSNTHPKPVIASEESSIFVAIHQLKEYEYDMNSFPEWDPLECLNPQMFIRNFLDFTEIPQESSRETKSVTLVLDLDETLVHSSLEQCKDADFSFQVVSSLKEHTVYVKERPYLRAFLEKVSEMFDIVIFTASQSIYAKQLVDILDPDGKMISRRAYRDSCIFTDGSYTKDLTVLGVDLAKIVIIDNSPQVFRLQVNNGIPIKSWFDDPSDCALISLLPFLESLLHVEDVRPIIANRFGNNVPY; translated from the exons ATGCCATCACTAAAGATGAAGACGAAATCATCAGGAGACTCTCTAAAAGAAAATCGTGGTCTTCATGTCTGTCAAAAATCAAGCAAGATATCCAAGAACTCTTTCTCTCATGCCCGGAATTTTCAGAATGAAGAAGCAGAACTTGATACTTTTACATCTAACAATCAGGAAATAAGAAGTGATGAAACCAACTGTTGTGAAATAGTAGATGAAGAAATTCTTCAATTTCAGAAGCATATATCACCTTCAAGTAATGCTGGCGTAGTTTATAGCATG GATCACACATCAACCATAGAAACAATCTTTTCACCTATACTGGAGTCCATTGACATTGACATTGAACCAAATATCAACGTGTCAGATTTTCTCATTTCTGATATGATTGTGTCTAGCTCACGCAATGAAAGAAATTCTGCATATACCACCATTTCTGAGGCTACATGCTTACTTGACTATGAACGTGATGACTTGAGCAGATTTTGTTTTGATGAGTATATGCTTCTTCCTTTTCTTGAAGATAGCATCGAGTCAAACAGTCAACATGAAGACGATAGTAGTAACACACATCCAAAACCTGTCATTGCTTCAGAAGAATCAAGCATATTTGTGGCAATCCATCAATTAAAGGAATATGAATATGATATGAATTCTTTTCCAGAATGGGATCCATTAGAGTGCTTGAATCCACAAATGTTCATCAGGAATTTTCTTGATTTTACAGAAATTCCCCAGGAATCATCAAGGGAAACGAAATCTGTCACCCTAGTTCTTGATTTAGAtg AAACACTTGTCCACTCTTCACTGGAACAGTGTAAGGATGCAGACTTCAGTTTTCAAGTAGTTTCTAGTTTGAAGGAGCATACTGTGTATGTGAAAGAGAGACCTTACctaagggcatttttggaaaaaGTGTCGGAAatgtttgatattgtgatattCACAGCCAGTCAAAGCATTTATGCAAAACAGCTTGTTGATATACTGGATCCAGATGGGAAGATGATCTCTCGTAGAGCTTATAGAGATTCATGTATCTTTACAGATGGAAGTTATACAAAGGATTTAACGGTTTTAGGTGTTGATCTTGCCAAAATTGTCATAATTGACAATTCTCCACAG GTTTTTAGATTGCAAGTGAATAATGGGATTCCAATCAAGAGTTGGTTTGATGATCCATCAGATTGTGCCCTAATTTCGTTACTACCATTCCTTGAGTCTCTGCTTCACGTTGAAGATGTGCGTCCAATTATTGCTAACagatttggtaacaatgtgcctTATTAA